Proteins encoded together in one Undibacterium sp. CCC3.4 window:
- a CDS encoding bifunctional UDP-sugar hydrolase/5'-nucleotidase, with amino-acid sequence MFSSRTCLGLAFSLALCASASAQGDLRTVTIFSINDFHGNLQASQPLPYLAKPGDSTAAGTAAAIPAGGYAYLAAKLKQRRAAVDASIVVAAGDLIGAAPMGSALLKDEPTLLAMNRLGLSLSAVGNHEFDAGTAELQRKINGECPAGVCAYRDFHGTEFSYLAANIHAQGSTEPWLAPYQIRQVGDVRIGFIGAVTATVPQLVAGDAVAALRFAPEAASINRYVPELQKQGVDAIVVLLHEGAKYPGPANDPSYLCPGLQGPLLAISKELDPAISLVVSGHTHQAYTCKRDGHLLVQGLSAGAYLTETSLTIDRRQHRVIASSAVNHLIDQTTITPDPQAQALVEQVAAQTATLRLRPVASLSQPILRASRGQNFDSALGNVIADAQLDYAQQHGPTDLAFMNAGGIRADLPAGAPISYADVYATQPFNNQLVRMQLSGAQIKDLLEQQMKLPEQPQKLFSAANLRYRWNPQAEPQQRISAVQIAGVPLDVTRTYSVVANSFLAGGGDGFDVFKQGRERQLIGSDLEALLAYLSKHGAGLAKLELDRVQRVLP; translated from the coding sequence ATGTTTTCTTCACGTACTTGCTTGGGCTTGGCTTTCAGTTTGGCGCTGTGTGCCAGTGCCAGCGCCCAAGGCGATTTGCGCACCGTCACGATTTTCAGCATCAATGATTTCCATGGCAATTTACAAGCGAGCCAGCCCCTGCCTTACCTGGCCAAGCCCGGCGATTCCACCGCAGCCGGCACCGCAGCGGCCATACCGGCCGGCGGCTATGCCTATTTGGCCGCCAAGCTCAAACAACGACGCGCAGCCGTCGATGCCAGCATCGTCGTTGCCGCCGGTGATTTGATCGGTGCCGCACCGATGGGCTCGGCCTTGCTCAAGGATGAACCGACGCTGCTGGCGATGAACCGACTTGGTCTCAGCCTGAGTGCGGTCGGCAACCACGAATTCGACGCCGGCACGGCTGAATTGCAGCGCAAAATTAACGGCGAGTGTCCGGCCGGCGTGTGTGCCTACCGCGATTTTCATGGTACTGAGTTCAGCTATTTGGCTGCCAATATCCATGCCCAGGGCAGCACTGAGCCTTGGCTCGCACCGTATCAAATACGCCAGGTCGGCGATGTCCGCATCGGCTTTATCGGTGCTGTGACGGCCACGGTACCGCAACTGGTAGCCGGCGATGCCGTGGCCGCTTTGCGTTTCGCACCGGAAGCGGCCAGCATCAATCGTTACGTGCCGGAATTGCAAAAACAAGGGGTCGACGCCATCGTCGTGTTGCTACACGAAGGTGCCAAGTATCCCGGTCCGGCCAACGATCCCAGTTATCTGTGCCCGGGTTTGCAAGGGCCTTTACTGGCCATCAGTAAAGAGTTGGATCCGGCTATCAGCCTGGTCGTCTCCGGCCATACCCATCAAGCCTACACGTGCAAGCGTGATGGCCACTTGCTGGTGCAAGGCTTGAGCGCCGGCGCTTACCTGACCGAAACCAGCCTGACCATAGATCGCCGGCAGCATCGTGTGATTGCCAGTTCCGCCGTCAACCATTTGATTGACCAGACCACGATCACGCCCGACCCGCAAGCGCAAGCCTTGGTCGAGCAGGTGGCGGCGCAAACCGCGACACTGCGCTTACGTCCGGTAGCCAGTTTGAGCCAGCCGATTCTGCGTGCTTCGCGCGGGCAGAACTTCGACAGTGCGCTCGGCAATGTGATTGCCGATGCCCAATTAGACTACGCACAGCAACACGGTCCGACCGATCTGGCCTTCATGAATGCCGGCGGCATCCGCGCCGACTTACCGGCCGGTGCGCCTATCAGTTATGCCGACGTGTACGCGACCCAGCCATTCAACAACCAACTGGTACGCATGCAATTGAGCGGGGCGCAGATCAAGGACTTACTCGAACAGCAAATGAAATTACCGGAACAACCGCAAAAACTGTTCTCCGCCGCGAATTTGCGGTATCGCTGGAACCCACAAGCAGAGCCGCAACAAAGGATCAGTGCGGTGCAAATTGCCGGCGTGCCGCTTGACGTGACACGCACTTATTCGGTCGTCGCCAATAGCTTTCTGGCTGGCGGCGGCGATGGCTTTGACGTATTCAAGCAGGGCCGCGAACGCCAATTGATCGGCAGTGATCTCGAAGCGCTGTTGGCTTATTTGAGCAAACACGGTGCAGGCTTGGCAAAGCTTGAACTTGATCGGGTGCAGCGCGTGTTGCCGTAA
- a CDS encoding type II toxin-antitoxin system Phd/YefM family antitoxin, which translates to MPIWQMQDAKAKLSEVLKCAASEGPQSITVHGQAVGVVLSQAMFARLSGNQQSLLDFMRQSPLV; encoded by the coding sequence ATGCCTATCTGGCAAATGCAAGACGCCAAAGCCAAGTTATCGGAAGTACTTAAGTGTGCCGCCAGTGAAGGGCCGCAAAGCATTACCGTGCACGGTCAAGCGGTGGGCGTGGTACTCTCTCAGGCCATGTTTGCGCGACTGAGCGGCAATCAACAGTCCTTGCTTGACTTCATGCGCCAGTCCCCCCTTGTATGA
- a CDS encoding HipA domain-containing protein: protein MRQPLKAGVSNASQIFDEMIGNFDAHVKNFSLLYETATAPCLSPTYDIVAYSGYLAGEGNGLKFFPDSKEREKLLPAIVRRLANFLGIPEKALSKVIADTVSTAVAKWPKAIRRSELSRLQKINLLTHFKHNPSVEALRKRKKAACLRGRPDLELPD from the coding sequence TTGCGACAGCCTCTGAAGGCCGGGGTTTCAAACGCTAGTCAGATTTTTGATGAAATGATCGGCAACTTTGATGCGCATGTGAAGAATTTCTCACTGCTGTATGAGACAGCTACCGCCCCCTGTCTTTCGCCCACGTACGATATCGTCGCCTACTCCGGGTATCTTGCTGGTGAGGGGAATGGATTGAAGTTCTTCCCTGATAGCAAAGAACGTGAAAAATTGCTTCCGGCTATAGTTCGCAGACTTGCCAATTTTCTTGGCATTCCTGAGAAAGCCTTATCCAAGGTCATAGCAGATACGGTAAGTACCGCCGTAGCGAAATGGCCTAAAGCGATTCGTCGCTCAGAATTGTCACGACTGCAAAAAATAAATTTGCTGACGCATTTTAAACATAACCCAAGTGTTGAAGCACTACGGAAAAGAAAAAAAGCCGCATGCTTACGGGGCCGTCCTGACCTGGAGTTGCCAGACTAA